In the genome of Mastomys coucha isolate ucsf_1 unplaced genomic scaffold, UCSF_Mcou_1 pScaffold21, whole genome shotgun sequence, the window TTAACCAtatgaaagaacacacacacaaaatgattgTCCATTATAGGTTAGTTAACTCCTCCCGAATAcaaggctacttttttttttttttttggttgtaagatgttttaatatagcaaggagagagaagagaaagaaaagtagaggccagctatctccatgtggccatgctaggcatgtggagagaggggggaaaggaggaggagaaagtacagatgagaagggaagaggctaaaagggaagggaaagtacaaaggaagagaagagaagagagccaCAAGGctattttggtgttttttttttttttttagttttgggtgctattttatttttgttttctttgtttcagagggttttgttgttttgggttttaggTTTAATACATTGTTTCTAATTGCTCTATATGTTTTTGAATGAATATCTTCAaatttatgcatccattttccacttTTTGGACAACTATGTTTCTTTAGCTTTCTATAATTATTCGTAATATCAACAAAACttacatttttgtgtgtacatTAAAATCTATTGATAATATTCAAAAAATTAGGGGTACCATAAGTCCATTTTTATGGGGTTCTGGGATGGAAACTGTGAGGGTGATTCTAAATGATGAGGAGTAAGTTGGGGCAGGGACTATTTAGGAGCCCAGaacatctcttttctttcaaatCCTTCCTATGGTTGGTAATTCATGGCTTCTTAATCCCTGGAGGTCCTGTAGGCCATGAGATCCAACACTTTGTTACTATACCCATACTCATTGTCATAGCAGACAGTGGCCTCTACAAACTTGTCACTAAGAGCAACACCAGCCCCAACATCAAAGTTAGAAGAGTCAGTATCACTGCTAAAATTGCAGGAGACAACTGGATCCTCATTGTAGCCAAAATGGCCTTTATTAGGGGCCCCAGTGTATGATTCACCTATTTCTTGATGGCAGTTTTCTCCAGGAAGCATGTCAAATCCACCTCAGACATGCTGTGTATAGGCACAAGGAAGGCCATGGTAGTGAGCTTCCCATTCAGCTATAGGATGACCTTGCTCCAAAGCTTTGGCAGAACCAGTGGATATAGGATAATGTTCTGGGTAGCCCCATGGCCATCACTTTACAACTTCCCAAAGGGATCATTCATAGTTGAAAACTGGTGGCAGTTTTGGCATGGAGTTATGGCAAGCAGTTGGTGTTGCAGGAACATTGCTGACAATGTTGATTGAATTAGTTTGCTTCTTATGGCTCACACCCATCAcattggctccagcagcatatgaataTACAAGGAtggcaaagttggtcatcaatgagaggagaggcccttggtcctatcaaggttctatgccccagtataggggaatgctagggccaggaagcaggagtgcgTGGGTTAGGgagtagaggtttttttttttttttccagaggggaaccCTGAAAAggtgatataatttgaaatgtaaataaataaaatatctaataaaaaacatctTGTAAAATGATAGGAACATTTCTCTAAAATGTAATATTCATTCagtcattttcaattttaatgacCAAAGAAATTCTGAACTTTCTTGAACTACCTTGATCCTTGTTCTGAGGGAGGCATTTGTTTACAGTGAGAACTGTTCTGGCCCCAAGTGATTACAAGGGTTATATCACAAGGGGATGCAGTGAGGCCCACATAAGGCAGCTTTGTGTTGCTGCAGTCAATTTCTGTGTAAGAGGCCCACTTATCCCAATTTCTATAAAATGACCATTTTCTCTACCAATTAGAAATGTTTGTCAAAATTGCCTACATAGAGAAAAACAACATTGACTGTCAGAGAAACTATGTCTGATCAAGGACTCACTCAACTACTGCACTAGATGTTTTCCAGTTCCCCAGACCTTTTTGAAGGacccctctctccactctcttcctCAGGAGTGTCCTGCATGGCTCTCTGCAGAAGTAGCTTCAGACTCTGCCGTTGAAACCTGCAGTGCCTAATGGAGCCAACAAGGAAGTAAATGATGGGATTGGCACAGCTGTTAACACAGGACAGAAATAGTATCATTTCCCATGTATTTTGTGAGAAAATGCTTTGAAACGCTTCAAACCTTTCCAAGAGCAACGTGCAGATCCCAAGGGGCAGACCAAAAAATATGGATACCACCACTGTGAGAGCAATGGATATATACAACCTGAACCCTGGAAACCTGTATGATCCACCAATGATCTTTACCAATAGGGCCAGGGTGGACACAGAAGGAAACACAGTTAACACTATTGTAAATACAGTAGTGATAAAGAGAAATGTATTACAGAAATCATATTCAAAATAACTGAACAGAAAGCCACAGCCTAGCCCTACCAGGAGGCTCAACAACAGACAGAAAGTCCAGAGCAGAACACACACGATGGCTGCTGTGTGTCTTGGTCTTTGGTAGTGATACCAGATCGGCCACATTACAGATAGGCAGTGCTCAACTTTGATGGCTGCAATCATACACAAACCtgcaaaaaaagcaaacataaatgtaaagatgagaaaagaaatgttGCTGATATATAAAGGAAGGACATACTGTAGGGAATACACAATCTGATTGCAAAGTAGCAAGAAATCAGCACCAGCCAGGTTGAGGACATAGACTGAGAAGGCATTCCTATGGATGTGGAAGGCTAGAAGCCATAGCACTACGGAATTTCCTGCCAGCCCAACCACAGCAACAATGATAGTAAGAAAATTGAACTTGGTCAAATAGGATAAATTTTCACTGTAGTAAATTTCTTTGACTCCTGTGTTGTTAGAGTTCCAGGATGGGGCAGTTAGATCCAtgcttaggaattttccactggTGTTCCTGCAAAGAAATAGAGATATGAATCCATAATATGCTCTGTCAGAACTGTGTGACTATGTAGAAATGTCTGGCACAGGTCCATAAGGAGGGGgaaacaggatcacagagattaAGTAATTTACCAACCTTTCAAAAGTTCTAGAAACTTCTTTTAAATCCAGTTTGTACTATTCAGTCTATCTGAAGACCAGTAGGCTATGGGGTAGTTGATGGTCCCAGAACTGTTGCAAAACATTTCAGGTTATGTTAGGAAGAGACAGAACTCTGAAAGCAATGTTCTCTCTGTTCTAGGGCTGAGATTTCTTCTCGGGTGTAAGAAAATGGAAGGTGTTGGTATTATCCATATCTTCCCTCAGTCACTGGAAGGGATCTATGAAATTGGCAAAATAGAATAGTGAATGAGAGCCATGATGGGAATGGTACTTGCTATGAAGAACAGTAGGTGAAAATCTATGCTTCTTATGTTAGAAAGGCTGGGTACTCATTTAACATTTTGATAACTAGAAAGCAGAGAAGCCTTAAGAGACAGAAAGCACATTTTTGTTGATTATTAGGCCACCAGTGTCCTGTTCTCTGCATGCATACAATGGAGAACTGTAACAAATAAGCCAGACTTTCAAGAGTAGCTGAAAAATTGGAGTGTATGTTCTGGTTGTGACTTGTATCTACATGTAAATGCACATGTCTCTGGCATGAGAAGTGTGTACTCTGCAGCAGAGAAAAACAGGGAGCACCTCCATTTGGGAATAGTATCCCAATCCTTGAGAAGAGGTGTTAGAtctctgtatgtatgcacacagtcTGGAAAAGAGAACAGCAAACTGGGACATAGCATCATTTAGAGCTTTCTCTCTACACTTGATAGGCTTATCTTTCTCACCCATAAAGTCACAGAAACATTTGGAGAAAAGAAGAGCTTGTAATACTCTTTTATAGTTAATACTGACCAATGGTGCAGAATGGGGGCAGTTCCTGTGTTTGCAGTACCTTAGCCTGAGCAGTATCCCTTATAGAGGGCTTTTCTTCACAGCCTGATTCTGGCTAACTTCTTATCCAAGACAGAAGACTTCATGAAGGAGAAATCATTTGAGGATGCTCAGATAGAGCTCAGGGAAAGCACCTATCCAGAATACCTTGCAAACTAATCTCACACAAGAGCTTTGAACGTTATCACCCAACAAACACAATTGTGTTCACCAACATCACTTCATTCTGTTTTTGAGCATTGTTCACCACATTGGACCACAAGATTTTCATTTAGTGAATGATCTGGCCATCAACACCTTAAAATAAGCAGTGTGGTACTAGATAAACAGCTGATGAGCTTGATGGTAATGGTAACATCTAAGTTATTTGTAAAATTGTTTGCCAAGGGGCAGTTCTGCCTCATGAAACAGAAACTTGAAGCCAAAATAGGATCAACTCAGTCACAGCACCCATTGGAGATGGTGGTCTCTGCTCACCAATCTGAATTAAATAGCTCACCAACCCTGCCCTTTACCATAACAACTGTGTAATAGAGGCTTGGACCTATGACCATGTGGGAAAGTTTGTCTGGAACTGCCACTCTCCTAATCTATGATTAGTTTCCTTACTTTACAACCAGCTAATGTGTTTTGTTCAAACTTTTTGATTCATGTTCACATTGTTAACATCTCAATAGTATAAAGATGCCACAGAAAAGTTGTGGGTTTggtttatataaaagaaaatgcagtatttcacagaggagaggaagaacagaTTCAAAGTTAGGAGaccttaggaaaaaaatagatgttaCAAAAGGACTAGAGGAATGGTAATATGAAAGAATCaaccattttaaaattcattacaaGAAAAACCCTTAAGATGAATAAAGTGCAGGGTCAATCTTTAATTCAACCAAATACTCCCCAATTCACAGTAATCAGCACATGTGTATCAATAGTAACCTTAAGTGTAAATGGTCTTAACTCACGATTGTAAAGACAAGATGCTTGATTGTGTGACAAAAGACTATCCAACTTTTTTATCTGTCAGAAACACATTTCACTGGCAAAGACAAgcacataacaaaaacaaaaataatgaaaagagacAATGCAAATTAATGGAAtatgaaagaaagataaataaggtGTCTATGCTCATATTTAAACCAAcagatttaaagagaaaattagatGCACATAGGATACATAAACGGAATTGTTCTTCAAAAGtaatgtgtgtatctgtttgtggcTAAGTTTATGTGTATCTGCACACATTTCAGAGAATAAACACTACTAAGTTCTAAGAACCAATAAATCCATATACATGATGGTGATTTAATACCTATattctaataatatattttatttaagaataatttgACACAGAAACTTCAAAGATAAATTGTACTACCCATCAAAGAGCTTTGCATACTAGTATATAATAGTTCATAGAAGAACTCTGGAACATATATCCTTGTCAGTAACCTACAGAAAATTTTCTATAATATGTCACATTTTATGTTATAATGCATTCTTTATAAACATAAGAGaaatttcaatgttttctatgagtTCAAAATAGGATAACATTAGAAGCAACAGAGAAATGAGTCAATGACATAAAGATGGAACAATCAGTTGATCATTAAATGATGACATGAAAGTAGACCagttgagaagaagaaaaagcccaGCATGATTTTTTCAGTGCTTAAGAGAGGTTAACAGTGGGTGAATATGAACACAattaattgtgtaaatgtatgaatCTGAAAAAAACTGATGATGACATAGATAAGTTGTATTCATAATGTTCTAGTCAATGTTATTCCAAGATGCAAGGATAGATcatcatggaaaaaaataaatgtaatgaagaacataaatatcaaggaaaaaaataatttcaaaagatgTAGCAAATGAAGTCACAAAATTAAAAggcacccaggatgatattctgtGAAGAAAATTAGACAGGATAGTCTATCAGAATAAAAGGAATATATcacaaagagatggagaaaatctCTCTGAAGTAGGACAACACAAAATTGTTTAATAAATGTGAAACAAGTATGTCCTCTTGACTTTCTATATCCAACATTGTGcttaaaatctttataaaagcaataaataaagagaaacaaaacaatctaaatctaaaatttaaaggATAAATATTTATCTTATCCTTTACTTAATAATCCATATAGCCTAGAAATGTCTCAGTGTGTCAGGGAAGATCGAACATTTTTATATCCCCAATGCTCAGGTATTGTGAGACCCTGACATTTTTTATTCATAAATGGAGACATATATGCAAAAGTATTGACAAAAGTAGGTGGTGGGCCATGTGTAAATTAATAAGGCAAATGCACCAAATTCATTGACCTGCATAGATAATATATTATAGAAATTCTCAATATTCCTAAAATTTTGTGGACGGTCCtgatcatttttatttagaattattcATACAGGGACAAATCACTGATGCTGATCATGGGCAGGACAATTAGGTAAGGACCCAGTGCAGCTTTGTTGGGCAGCAGGATGTATTAGATACACAGCCTGAGGTTGGATGTGGTTCTGAGATGATTGCtctgcagaggaaggaagggaaggggaggttTGAGTGCTGCTATAGAGAAGGACCTGAAAGATGGGCGTGTCTAAGGGAGGACAGCCAAGTggagagcagagaaaagaaaggcaaagctAACCTAACATGAGCCTTCTCCATAGTCTATTCTAGAGGATGGGgcatcttctctgatgatgaaaGCTTTCTATGATGATTGAGTAGAGGCAAGAATGTGCAGTAGTGGAAATATGCATATTGATTCATAGTCTAGTCGTGGCTGCAACTAAACTCTAGTTGCTAAAGGAATAGACAAGCTCCCATGTGGCCTAaataactgaatttttaaaatgattaccTATACTGCCACTTGGAATCCTCCCTAGAGCCTCTAGTGTAAAGAATGACTGGTTTTTGTCAGTTTTCTGAGGATAGAATTATAGCTCAAAAGGGTGAGTTTTTGTACCTGGTCTTCATTTCAGAGTGTGAATTCCAGTGCAGAAAAAAGTGCCTCAGGACCAGTgcagtgtgtttctctctctttctctctctctctctctctctctctctctctctctctctctctctctctgtctctgtctctgtctctctttctctctgtgtatatgtgtgggtgcatgcttGGGTGGATGGgtgtcatgtatgtgtgtgtgtatttacataggTTTGTTCACAGTGTGTGCACAGGGGTTTGTAGAAGCTACATGCTGACATCTAGTTTTTTCAAGGGATTACTACCttattttttgggacagggtttttcACTGAACATGGAATTAAAGACAAGACAGCAAACCAGCACACTGAGGGATCATCTGGtgtctgtattcccagcactgaagTTTTGGGCATGCCTCTCCAGGCCTGAATTATTATGGAAGCTGGAATATATGTTCTCATGTTTGTATTGCAATTATCTATATATTAAGCCATCTAGCTTGGAAAGGATTAATCTCTTGACAATCTCTTCGTATGCCTCAAAACTGTATGGATTAGAATGTAGTAAAGTAAGAGCACAGGAATCTTGCCCACACTATAAACAAGATGGCACTCACAACTGCTGATGAGTGAAAACCTGTGAAGCACCAGGGGAGAAGCTTCAAATGGGGCTAAGAATGGAGGCAGTGGACATCTGCTACAGTCAGCAGAAATGTGGTTAAGGTATTGTTcacctgtaaccctagtgctCAGTGGGTGGAGTCAGGAAGTTCAGaagttcatgttttttttttctccatgacctggggagtctgaggccagcctggaatcaCCATAACCTATGTCCTATATCTCTTAAACCTGTCCTCCAAAGTCAATACTCTTAGCAATCATCATGGTCCAGGGTATCCTTACTGCATTTAaacaatggctccagcagcatatgtatagcagagaatggcctggttggtcatcaatgggaggagaggcccttggtcctgtgaaggttctatgccccagtataggggaatgtcaaggccaggaagtgggagagggtgggttggtaagcagggggaggggagagggaacagagtgttttttacttttttcttttttctttggaggggaaacctggaaaggggatatcatttgacatgtaaatgaagaaaatatctagttttatatatacataaatacagctTCAGAGTCAATAACAGCCACAAAACAGGAGACTTTCAGAAGGAAAGACATCCTCCTCCTAGGGAGCAGAGACTCATGCTGGGGCTGTCTCCTACTTTAACTCTTAGAGTAACCACCTCCCTCACATGGTGTAACGTGAGTAGACAGGGGATGGAAGAACAAAAATTCTTTGTCTGCTTACAAAACTTCAGTTTGAACAAATGTTTGCATGGTGTGATTTGAGCACCATCAAATGTGGAGCTCTAGAAGGACTAAGTCATTCTTTAATCACTTTCCTGATTTACCTCAACTCTGGGCATACTCTCCTTCAACAACCTTTGTTATGATGCTGTCTCAGGCAGGAAGCATGTTTCAATGTACAAAAGGGTATTCTGGAAACCACATTAATATCAGATCCTTGGGCTTTCTTCTTCTATCTCACTTCAGTAATCTTTATCTCTGTTCTTCACTGTTGTCTTCTGATTTTGAGAGCATACCAAAATTGTCATATGATGCAATGCTTGAGAGACCTTCAAGACTTTTATAGAGAAACGAGAAAACAAGGCTCTTAACTTCTCTCTTAGCAAGTTATCTGAGTTTTAACTTAAAATGAATTTCACTTCACACTCTTTTGATGCTAATGACCAAAGCATTACCTGAAACTGAAGATTCAGAGAAGTGCAGCAAAGTTGTGTCAGGAGAGGAGCAAGGCTCCTGCTCAACTTTGCATCTTCCCTCCACTGACACTCTGATGTGGTTGAGAGTCCTTGCCCACAGCTCACTGATGCCCTGTATGACTGAGGAACATCATTGAGGCAGTTTTATGTGTGACATGATGCAGCTGCCAACCAATGCAGAATAACTTTCTTACTAAGGTGTTCTTCTATCAGTCAGTACTTGAGTGACCACTCATCTAGTATAGCCAATAAGAACTATGCTTGCTTGCACCAACTTCAGTCTAATCTCAAGTTGATCACTGTGTGTGAATCCTCTCTAACAGCAGTATTAGAAGAATAAGATGCAAACAGCACAAAAATAACTGATGAGTATGATCTGATCACAGTGAAATCTGCAAAGCTAGTGTTAGAAGAAAATTTGCCCTTGAAGAAATATGCCCTCCAatacttctctctgcctcctgacaacTTACAGAAGTGCTGCATCTGGGCCCTAAGATGGTCCCTTTCTCTAAATTTCCTGTTATTTGAGTCTGTTGGTGACATTTCAAGGACCATGGAAAGCAGGAGGAAAGAGCCctggcattttcatttttcaccCTTCTCCTGGTCAATTGTGTGTTGATAGCAGTAGAGCTTCCCTTAGCATGCAATTATCCCCCTACAACAACATAGTTATAACTATAgtaccccttctttctctctcccattctaTAGTACTAATGACCTGCACTGATTTTTGAAGTCAAGGATTGTACAACTTGCTCCACTGCTTTGCTTTGTCAGAGTCCCCATGCATTTCCTCTGTCTCTAGGACTCATggtttttgtaaataaatactACCTCTGGAATTTCTTCAGTTACTCACATTCTAGCCATCACTTTCCTTCAAGAGGCAATGTACACACAAGGTGGATCAGTTTTGTGAACCAAGAAACAATGCACCTGTTTACAGATTTCTTCCCTGAGAAACAAACTATGCTTATCACCTCCCTCCTTAAAGGACTGCCAGGAACAAATAGGAATGATTTGAGGGAAAGTAAGAAAAGTGTTTAAGCCAGGCCACCTCTCTGCTTCAAAGGGAAGCTTCTGTCTCATGCCCTCTGAGCAGGAAGGCCTAGACCATGCATGTTGCatgttgtcatagcaacaaagGGATGTGAACTCAGCCTGACAGTATCTCTGAACATTCTTGGGATATATCCTTACCTTTCTTGCAGTTTTTGGTCTAGAGGTGAAGAGCAGACAAGGCAGAGGACCCTTCCACAGATGGATTCTAGACTCTGCTTCCTTGCTCTGGAATTGGGATTTGCCTTCAGGAGTTGAGTGAAAGTTTCTGACCCAGGTGAGGCTTATAAAAACACTGAGTAGGCCATGTGATTTCCAGTAGGAATTCAGGGAACAAGTCACACACCAGAGACCTTTCCAGATGCCCACTAAGATGTTTCTTGGCCTGTGTCCCATTTCCACTCACANNNNNNNNNNNNNNNNNNNNNNNNNNNNNNNNNNNNNNNNNNNNNNNNNNNNNNNNNNNNNNNNNNNNNNNNNNNNNNNNNNNNNNNNNNNNNNNNNNNNNNNNNNNNNNNNNNNNNNNNNNNNNNNNNNNNNNNNNNNNNNNNNNNNNNNNNNNNNNNNNNNNNNNNNNNNNNNNNNNNNNNNNNNNNNNNNNNNNNNNNNNNNNNNNNNNNNNNNNNNNNNNNNNNNNNNNNNNNNNNNNNNNNNNNNNNNNNNNNNNNNNNNNNNNNNNNNNNNNNNNNNNNNNNNNNNNNNNNNNNNNNNNNNNNNNNNNNNNNNNNNNNNNNNNNNNNNNNNNNNNNNNNNNNNNNNNNNNNNNNNNNNNNNNNNNNNNNNNNNNNNNNNNNNNNNNNNNNNNNNNNNNNNNNNNNNNNNNNNNNNNNNNNNNNNNNNNNNNNNNNNNNNNNNNNNNNNNNNNNNNNNNNNNNNNNNNNNNNNNNNNNNNNNNNNNNNNNNNNNNNNNNNNNNNNNNNNNNNNNNNNNNNNNNNNNNNNNNNNNNNNNNNNNNNNNNNNNNNNNNNNNNNNNNNNNNNNNNNNNNNNNNNNNNNNNNNNNNNNNNNNNNNNNNNNNNNNNNNNNNNNNNNNNNNNNNNNNNNNNNNNNNNNNNNNNNNNNNNNNNNNNNNNNNNNNNNNNNNNNNNNNNNNNNNNNNNNNNNNNNNNNNNNNNNNNNNNNNNNNNNNNNNNNNNNNNNNNNNNNNNNNNNNNNNNNNNNNNNNNNNNNNNNNNNNNNNNNNNNNNNNNNNNNNNNNNNNNNNNNNNNNNNNNNNNAACCTTGAAGTCAGCTGGACATCCAAAGCCCCTGTTCTTAGCACAAAAGAGATTTTCCTCAGAGTGACAGAGATTAGGAAATAGTGACAAAGATAGGCAATAGAGGAaagtggagaagggaagggaacaaaTGTGAGGAGAGAAAAGTGGTGAGGGACTGGGCTAAAGGGTATTGTCTTGGTTGACAAAGGACCACCTCTAGATAGAAAATAAGCAGACATGGCCCACAGGAAAACAGTATTGTATAAAGGAACAAGAGAAAACCCCATGTTAGGAAGagtagtttaattttaattaggcaTGTTAGTTACATGAATCAAATGAGGCTTTTGATTACTGGACACAGATAGTTTGATAGGTGGACCTTTGTAGTCGCTTCAGAAGGAGGAAGTGTCCATATAATGGAATATACCTTGGGCGTTAGCTTTAGTTAGGTAATCTAGCAAGATAGAGAGAATGTggaagaagggcaaggcctgccagagccatgctcaaGTGGGCTGGATTCTCTTCATTaactttgttttaatatttttttaaatcaccatgCCTCACTAACTTTGTTTAAAAGGTTCTGTGACCAACTATGACTACCTTGCTATGGCTGcctattttgattatttttttatttacaaggaTGGGTGAGCATGGTGGGGCTGTGGGAACAGGGAAGGGTACCTAACTCCAAAGACATTAGAAAAAACCATGTAGAAGCCCATTAATGTACttactttgtaaaatatatacaaacacatttgTGATTAATGTTACTGACAGGTGCTGCTCAGCATGCTCGACCTGTAAGGTAAGGAAAGATAAATACAATCTTCAAATAGAATACAGTGATATTGATGTTTATGGCATGGAAGAGATATTGGTACTCTCCAGGGAATACacagtcagaaaacagagaaaccgGAAATCAGCCCCAGGTAGGATGAGGATACAGGCAGAGAAAACATTCCTGTACAGATGCCCAGAATATACAGCACAATGGCATTTCCTGTCCACCCAAGCATGGCAATGATGAGGGTCAGCTAATTGAGAAACAGGAAAATGTCTGTCATAGATTAACTTCCACTGTGGTCATTCCATCCCCTGCTATACTGTCATTCCCCACACTGAGATGGATGGACCTGTGCTTTGGAATTCTCTAGTATTTTTTCTGCAATGAATATTAAGACATGAACGTTTGCCACACAGTTTGGGATTGACTGGCCTTTGTTCTTAAGGAGGGGAAACAGATTTTCAGAGATTAAGTCATTTATAAAACCCAAAGGGTTCTAGAAACTTCTTTTAAATTCAAGTTGTCTGTATTTGTGCAGCCTCCAAAGAACTTCTGCCTGCTTGTGAAGTAGCTGACGCCCAGACACTCAGCATGTAAGGCTATGTCAGGAAAAAGTGGGGCTTTGAATTCaactttctttctgttctagggCTGAGATTTCCCTTTCAGGTTTAGGAGAATGGAAGCCATCACTGTGAACAACAGTCATGAGAGAAGTCTAccacatgagaaaaaaatggatCCAGAGTGACTGTTATGAAggaagttctgtttctttttaagaacTGTGTGAGAACAGATTCACCCTTCAGGACAGGTAGGCTGGGTCTGCTTTCCAAGTTTGAAAAATAGAAGTAGAGAAGCCTTGGATGACATCAagcactttctcttttctgttataCCACAGATGTCCAGGACACTCTACATGGGAGTGCAATAGATAATTAAGGAGAATgaaaaatgagtgaataaatgttAAGCCCAAAGGTAGTTAAGACAGCAGCAGAGAAATTCAAACTCAAGTTTGAGGGCCACCTCAATGAATTCCATGATTCTTCAACCAATGGAATGCTTAGTTTTATGTTCTGCAGTgggaagtaaaagtaaaataaagtcagATGCATTCTCTAATCTGACTGATTTGCTTATCCCAGTATGCCAGCCTACACTGAATTCTTGTGCCTCTCCTTTCCTAGAGTACATCTCTGAGCATGGGCTTCAACCACAAccctccttttttaaattaaagacaattttgttcatttgtattattattttttttgtctctgtaagTTTTAATGCAGTTTCTTCATAGTTTACAAATATGCAGTGAAATTGGTATTGAGCTTTTATAGACTAGATTATATTTACTAAAGCTAAATGGAGTTTAAGTAAGTGTATtagtttgaattatttttctactggtacattttcacatttctttttcacacacacacacacacacacacacacacacacacacacacaccatgttttcttttttttatttcttcctattcttttttgtcacatttatttattattttgaaaattttattagatattttctttatttacatgtcatatgatatgtttgttcccagtttcccctccaaaaaaaggaaaaaataaaataaaagtaaaaaacaaaagcaaaacaaacccctgtccctACCCCTGTACTCTTGCTCAACACCagaccctcttctgcttactggccctggcattcccctacactggggcataaaaccttcacagggccaagggcctctcctcccattgatgaccgacttgcccatcctctgctatacatatgctgctggagctattagtcccaccatgtgtactctttggtttgtggtttagtccctgggagttctcagggtactagctagttcatatc includes:
- the LOC116100518 gene encoding mas-related G-protein coupled receptor member B4-like, with translation MDLTAPSWNSNNTGVKEIYYSENLSYLTKFNFLTIIVAVVGLAGNSVVLWLLAFHIHRNAFSVYVLNLAGADFLLLCNQIVYSLQYVLPLYISNISFLIFTFMFAFFAGLCMIAAIKVEHCLSVMWPIWYHYQRPRHTAAIVCVLLWTFCLLLSLLVGLGCGFLFSYFEYDFCNTFLFITTVFTIVLTVFPSVSTLALLVKIIGGSYRFPGFRLYISIALTVVVSIFFGLPLGICTLLLERFEAFQSIFSQNTWEMILFLSCVNSCANPIIYFLVGSIRHCRFQRQSLKLLLQRAMQDTPEEESGERGPSKRSGELENI